A single genomic interval of Juglans regia cultivar Chandler chromosome 1, Walnut 2.0, whole genome shotgun sequence harbors:
- the LOC109019236 gene encoding F-box/kelch-repeat protein SKIP6-like: MSSSTVPACSEQPPLLIPSIPDDVALNCLARVPRSLHPTLSLVSKPIRSLLSSPLFFTARSLLQSTEPLLYLSIRSPLSPSLWFSLGRTNDQDYPRSLVPVPPAPSSSVGSSYAALGSSIYVLGGSTNDVPTSRVWALDCRFNKWLPTTSMRVGREFSAAGVVDGRIYVMGGCVVDTWARSTHWAEAFDPRTGKWEAVPSPIEVRDKWMHASAVVDGKIYAMADRGGIVYDPRNGKWESVESELDLGWRGRACVVDGILYCYDFLGKIRGFDGREKEWRELRGVENGLPRFLCGATMANVGGNLVVVWEEKGRGRVKETEIWCAEIGVEKRQDGRELWGKIGWVEKVRSVPSGSSIVHCVAVSV; the protein is encoded by the coding sequence ATGTCTTCCTCCACCGTCCCCGCCTGCAGCGAACAACCGCCACTCCTAATACCGTCGATCCCAGACGACGTCGCTCTGAACTGCCTTGCCCGAGTACCTCGGTCCCTCCACCCAACCCTATCCCTCGTCTCCAAACCAATCCGGTCCCTCCTCTCTTCCCCTCTCTTCTTTACCGCACGCTCTCTCCTACAGTCCACTGAACCCCTCCTCTACCTCTCTATCCGgtctcctctctctccttccctctgGTTCTCTCTCGGCCGCACAAATGACCAAGACTACCCTCGCTCCCTTGTCCCGGTCCCACCTGCCCCCTCCTCTTCCGTGGGCTCCTCTTATGCCGCCCTGGGCTCCTCTATCTACGTCCTCGGTGGGTCTACCAACGATGTTCCTACCTCTCGCGTCTGGGCCCTCGACTGCCGCTTCAACAAGTGGTTGCCCACCACCAGCATGCGCGTCGGGCGCGAGTTCTCTGCAGCGGGAGTCGTGGACGGCAGAATCTACGTCATGGGTGGGTGCGTGGTAGACACGTGGGCCCGTTCGACTCACTGGGCCGAGGCGTTCGACCCTAGGACCGGGAAGTGGGAAGCGGTGCCGAGCCCGATAGAGGTCCGGGACAAGTGGATGCACGCGAGCGCGGTAGTGGACGGGAAGATCTACGCGATGGCGGACCGTGGTGGGATCGTTTACGACCCGAGAAACGGGAAGTGGGAAAGCGTGGAGAGCGAGCTGGACTTGGGGTGGAGAGGGAGGGCTTGCGTTGTGGATGGGATTTTGTACTGCTACGACTTCTTGGGGAAGATTCGGGGGTTCGATGGGAGGGAAAAGGAGTGGAGGGAGCTGAGGGGAGTGGAGAATGGGCTGCCCAGATTTCTGTGCGGCGCAACAATGGCCAATGTGGGTGGGAATCTGGTGGTGGTGTGGGAAGAGAAGGGAAGGGGGAGGGTGAAAGAGACGGAGATTTGGTGTGCGGAGATTGGGGTGGAGAAGAGGCAGGATGGTCGAGAGCTGTGGGGGAAGATTGGGTGGGTGGAGAAGGTTCGGTCCGTTCCCAGTGGGTCGTCCATCGTGCACTGCGTGGCTGTTTCCGTGTGA